From the genome of Lysinibacter sp. HNR:
ATGAGCGAGATGTCGCAGACCGCGGACCATATCATTGTGCTGGGCAGGGGCCGTGTCCTGGCAGACGCGTCCGTTTCCGAGCTGGTGGGTCGAATGACTGTGAGTGCGGTTCGCGTGCGCACGCCGCAGAGCGAGTCTCTGCAAACCGCACTCTTGCAGGCGGGGGCTACCGTATCCAGTTCCGAACTTCAGGTGCTTGATATTACCGAGATGTCGATTGAGCGTGTGGGAGAAATCGCTGCTCAAACAGGAACTGTTCTTCACGAGCTACGCTCTTTAAGCGGTTCGCTGGAGCAGGCCTACCTCAACCTCACTCGCGATGAGGTTGAGTATCGTACAGACGCGGCAAGCGGCTTTGACCCGCGAACGGTTGCCCAGGCCTTTGCCGGTTCATCAGCCTATTCAGACGAGAATGCTAGCCGGGGAGAGAACCGATGAGCACAGTGACACAGCAGTCTTCAGAAGTTACCGTTAAGAGCGTGAGTTTTGGCGGTGTCCTATCCTCGGAGTGGATTAAGTTCTTGTCGCTCCGCTCCACCTGGTGGACCCTCGGTACCATGATTATTTTTTCGCTGGGCCTGTCCGCTCTCGGGGCCACCGTACTTTCGGATAATTTAGGGGTGGATCTACCGTCGACATCGCACGTGCACTTTGCGGTTTCGAACGCGACCTCGGGGATCGCTTTCGCTGGGCTTATTGCTGCGGTGCTCGGAGTTCTGCTGATTTCGGGTGAGTACTCGACCGGTATGATCCGCTCCACCTTTACAGCTGTTCCCAAACGTACTCAGGCTCTCGTGGCCAAGGCGATAATCCTCTTTGCCGTCCTCGTGGTCTCCGGTGCCGTCATTATTTTTGGTGGATTTCTGCTCACGGTTGCAGTATTTGAATCTCACGGATTTGCCGTGAGCCTGGCCGATGACGGTGTTCTTGCGGCCCTGCTTGGGGGCGTTGTGTACCTTGCGCTTATTGGTGTGATGTCCTACGGATTGGGTGCCATCGTGCGGAATACGGCTGCGGGAATTTCCCTTAGCGTGGGAATTCTCCTTGTTGTTCCCGTGCTGCTGGGCTTTCTTGCGCAGGTGAGCGATTGGGTTGAGGTCTTGGTGGCATGGCTCCCGTCGAGTGTTGGAAACGTCATCTCCACCCTGCCAATAGAGATGGTTGATTCTTCCGCGGCTCGCATGGAATACTGGCAAGCACTGCTCATTATGATTGGATGGGCACTTGTTACGGTTATTCCCGCGCTGGTGCTGATCAAACGGAGGGACGTGTAATTCAATGTCACA
Proteins encoded in this window:
- a CDS encoding ABC transporter permease subunit encodes the protein MSTVTQQSSEVTVKSVSFGGVLSSEWIKFLSLRSTWWTLGTMIIFSLGLSALGATVLSDNLGVDLPSTSHVHFAVSNATSGIAFAGLIAAVLGVLLISGEYSTGMIRSTFTAVPKRTQALVAKAIILFAVLVVSGAVIIFGGFLLTVAVFESHGFAVSLADDGVLAALLGGVVYLALIGVMSYGLGAIVRNTAAGISLSVGILLVVPVLLGFLAQVSDWVEVLVAWLPSSVGNVISTLPIEMVDSSAARMEYWQALLIMIGWALVTVIPALVLIKRRDV